CGCCCATCAAGGTGGACGAGCCCACCCTGGAAATGACCTTTATGGTTAACGACAGTCCCTTTGCGGGCCAAGAAGGGGAGCACATTACTTCCCGTAAGCTGAAGGCCAGACTGTACAAAGAGATGGAGAAAAATGTGAGCCTGCGGGTACAGGACACTGAATCGCCGGATGTTTGGAAAGTGGCGGGACGGGGTGAATTACACCTATCCATTCTAATAGAAACCATGCGCCGGGAAGGTTTTGAACTGCAGGTTTCCAAACCAGAGGTTATCTATAAGCGTGGCGAAAATGGCGAACTACTGGAACCAATGGAAATGTTACTGGTGGATATACCCGAAGACAAAATGGGACCAGTTATGGAGATGCTGGGTAACCGGAAGGGCGAAATGATTAACATGGGTCCCAATGGTCCGGGACAGCTGCGTTTGGAATTTAAAGTTCCAGCCCGGGGCTTGATTGGTTTCCGTTCTCAACTTTTATCCGAGACCAGAGGTCTAGCCATTATGAACCACACCTATCATGGCTATGAACCCTTTAAAGGGGAAATCCGCCGTCGTTACCAGGGTGTACTGATTGCCTTTGAAACCGGCGACGCAACTTTTTACGGGCTGAATGCAGCCCAAGACCGAGGTACTCTCTTTGTGGTACCAGGCACCAAGGTCTATGAAGGTATGGTGGTCGGGGAACACGTTCGGGAACAAGATATCGAAGTAAATATCTGTAAGAAAAAGCAGTTAACAAACCACCGCTCCAGTACAGCTGAGGCTACAGTGAAACTGGAGGAAGCCAGAATCATGAGTTTGGAAGAGGCTTTGGAATATCTCAGTGATGATGAGCTGCTGGAAATTACCCCGAAGAGTCTGAGGATTCGTAAGAAGTTCTTGGAAAAGAATGAAAGAGCCCGGGCCAAGAAGGCGGCTCAACAGGCTTAATAAAAGAACGCCGGCTATATCTGCCGGCGTTCTTTAATAAGATTTAATATTTTATTCAAACCATTGGTTGGTGAGATTACGGTTTTCTTTAATCCATTGCTTGGCGCCTTCTTCGGGACTATTTGTTTTATTGATGGTAGCCATCAACTGACCTAGGGATTGGTCGTCCATATGCCACTTATTCATCCACTTCAGTACCTCCGGGTAATCTTTACCGAATTCTTTCCGAGTCATAAAATAAATATTTTCCTGGTCACCAAAAATTTTTTTCGGATCTTTCAGATACTTTAAATCAAATTCAGAAAAGGCCCAGTGGGGGCTCCAGAGAGTAACCACCACGGGTTTTTTCTCTTTATATGCTTTGGTTAACTCACTCATCATAGCGGGTTCAGAGCTTTCAATAAGCTCATAATTAAGTCCGTATTCCTTAATAAGCTTTTTGGTTAATTTCATCATGCTGGCACCTGGGTCAATCCCTACAATGGTGTTTATACCAAGTTTGTCTAAGTCCTCAATGCTATTGATGTCCATATAGGCAGGGACCACTAGACCAAGGGCTGTTCCCTCATACCAGGCCTCGTGTAACTCTAGTTGATCCTTGTATTCATTATAAAGAGGCTCGTCGGTTTGGGGGAGCCACACTTCTGGAGCAATATCTAAATCACCCTTGGCGATACCTGCCCATACCGGAGATTTCTCCATGGCAGAAAGTTCAACTTTATAGCCCTTTTCTTCCAATAATATTTTCCACATGTTTGATACAGCAATATTTTCTGGCCAGTTGTTTAGTCCGATTGTAATGGTACCCTTTGCATCTTTCTCGGCGGAGCTAGTGCCACATCCCCCTGCTATTAGTACAAAGATTAATAGTAAAACAAGCCACATCACACGCTTCGACCGTTCCATTAAACCACCCTTCCTAGTATTTTTTTACAAACATATCAAAAAAAAATAAAAGTTGTCAATGTTTTCGAATGATTGCTTTCTTTTTCTACAATTTTTTTAACCTAATTAAAAAAGGTTGGGATTGATCTTAACCTGAGGGTGTTGATTAGAGAAAATTGTTAAATTAATAACATTTCGGGAGGGAATAAATAACAATAAGAGAATTAATAGTGGGTTAGACATCCTTAATAGAATACCTTAGGAGGCAGCGAATTGCGCTTAAACCGAAAACTAGAACATATTCAATTTTCGCTTCAGCAAAAGAGTAGAGGAGGTGCTACGGGTTTTGATGATATAACTCTGTTACATAATTCTTTGCCCCAGTTAGATTGGGGAGATATAGATACGAGTTGTTATTTTCTTGGCAAAAAATTGCACGTTCCTTTGCTGATTAATGCCATGACCGGCGGGCACAGGGAGTTGGAGAGTATTAATGGTAACTTAGCAAAGGCTGCGGCTGCGGCAGGAGTAGCCCTGGCAGTGGGGTCCCAAAGGGCCGCGTTGGAAGATAACTCCACACGATATAGTTTCTCTGTGGTGAGGGAAGTGAACCCCCAGGGGGTTGTATTAGCAAATTTAGGGGCGGATTGTTCTCTGCTAGAGGCCCGAACAGCCATTAAGATGATTAATGCCGATGGTATTCAATTGCACTTGAATGCACCCCAGGAATTGGCTATGGCGGAAGGAGACCGTAAATTTAAGGGTATCCTGGAAAATATCCAGAGCCTTAGCCGTGACTTAGATGTGCCTGTGATTGTAAAAGAAGTGGGCTTTGGTATGAGTCGTGAAAGCATCCAGCGAATAGGCGCTGCCAGTGTACCATACATTGATGTGGGTGGCGCCGGAGGTACCGATTTTGTGGCCATTGAGGAGGCTAGGGCAGGCAGAAAGACCTGGCTAAAATGGGGCATTCCTACGGCAGTTAGTTTGCTGGAAGGGCTTTCAATGAATCGGGCAAAGACCCAGCTTATTGCATCGGGCGGAATACGCAATGCCTTGGATATTGTTAAGTCCCTGTCCCTGGGCTGCAGCCTGGTGGGTATGGCCCGCCCCCTATTAAGGGTATTAGTGGAGGGGTCCAGCGAAGAATTAAACAGCTATTTGTCCAACATAATCGAAGATATTCATCGTATTATGCTGATGTTGGGGGCACGAACCCTAGAGGATTTACAAAGGGTTCCTCTAATTATCAGTGGTAATACCTATCATTGGTTGTGCTGCAGGGGGATTGATGTTGCTCCCTATGCCAGGAGAGCAGGCACTAGTTACTAAAAAAGGATAGTAAAAACTTATATATTTTCTGCATAAAAAGACTGTCCCACCATATTATTTGGTAGATGGAAGCATGGGGGACGGGCTGGTGAAAAATTCAGTTTTTATAATTTTTAAGCCACGACAATTGTTAAGACTATTACTTGTACTGGCATGTCTGTTTACAATTGTTAATGTGATATGGGAAACATTAAGACCACCACAGGTGGTGCCGCTTCCCCACAGTGAACCACCGGAAATTGCCCGAGGGGAATTTCTATCTTGGGAAGAGGTGGATCACATCTTTTATCGTTATGCCAATGCCACGGTGATTGATATTGACACTGGTTTGAGTTTTCAGGTACAGCGGCGCGGGGGCACCTATCATGCGGATGTGCAGCCGTTGACGGCTAAGGATACGGCCATTATGAAGGTAATCTATAATGGAAAGTGGAGTTGGCAGCGAAAGGCCATTGTGGTGGAATTAGGGAATCGGCGTATTGCTGCATCTATGAATGGAATGCCCCATGGCTATGGTGCTATCCGGGGCAATAATTTTCCAGGCCATTTTTGTATTCATTTCCGGGATAGTAAGGTTCATCAGTCTGGCAAAGAAAATCTGGCACATCAAATGATGGTCTGGAAAGCGGCTGGCAGGTTTAAACAAATGATAACTGCAATGAGCTCTGAAGAAGTGATTGATGTATTGATCAATGCCATTGATCAACAGGATGTTAAGCTGGCATTGAAAACCCTCCACCTGCCCGGCGAAATGGATCAGGAGCAATTGGAGGCTGTCATTTTACAAATAGAACAGATCAAGGTACAGAGAATACGTTCGGAAGGGGGAAATCCAGAAAATTTCTGGGTATATCTGACCATTCGTTATCAGGAGAGCAATAATGACCTGGAGAAAAAGGTTGAGTTGCAGGTAGTGGATGAAGGGGAAAATGGATATAGGGTACTTAGTAAAGGCTTAGAACAATTGTTAAATCGCAGGACTTATGCTGAAATAACTGATACTCGAATTTTTGAGGATTATGATCGTTGTGACTAAGAACCGGGAATTAGTTTCCTTCCCCGGTTTTTTATTTTTCAACATAACATTAGGATAGAGTTGATAGGAAATATAATCCTTTATTTTTTCCTACAACCATTAATTTTAGCTTAGATACGGAAAGTAAAGTTTAAAAACCCAATAACATCAAGGTCTAATAACCATTTTTTGTTGTAAAAAATTTGACAGAAAAAGAGGGTACACCGCCCCTTCTACGGAATTGTTTAGCGTCCAAACAAAACATTCCAAAAGGATGGTGACCCTCTGAAATGATGGTATCACAATTTATTACCACAAATCAACTTGAAACTTTGACCCGTCAACAACGACGTGATTTGGAACGTAAATATCAGAAGAAATTACATTCTCTTCAACGCCTGACTAGCAAAAGTGATCTTCCGATTAGCTTTGACAATACTTCTGTAACTGCTTATGGAAATTTTGGCATACTAGAGGCGTTTAAGCAAGCCATTGATTTCAAGGGTATGCTTAAAGGGGTTTCCCTTAAGCGACATCATAACTGTAAATACTCTGATACAGGGTTGTTAGATACAATCATTGATGCCCTTTCCTTGGGATTATTACGGTTTTCTCATATGAATGCTCTGCAAACTGACCCTGGATACCAGAAAATTAAAGAAGTAACACAAGTGCCTGACGAAAGCACTTTGCGGAACTTTCTATCTCTTATCTGTGAGCAGGAGGCATTAAACCAATTGCCTCTGGTGAATCAGGAAATGCTGTCCTTAAAGGCCAAATCCGATCAGCCCCGTGAAGTCTGGCTAGATATTGATGACAGTGTCCTCACTGTTTTTGGGAAACAGGAAGGATCAAAAGTCGGTTACAATCCTCGGTACCACGGGAGGCCTTCCTACAAGGTAAAGGTAGCATTTATCTCTGGAACTTGCGAACTAGTCAATGCCGGGTTATATAGTGGGAACGTCGCCAGCAATGGCCAATTTATGGAATTCCTTAAAGAGACATTAGAGATCTTAGCTGCCCAGAATATCCTCGTAAAAGGTATCCGCATAGATAAAGGTTTCTTTGATGAGGATAACTTTGCCTACCTGGAAGAACAGGGCATCGAGTATATTTGTAAGGCTAAACTCACCAGTAATATGAGAAAGGTCATTAAATACCTTGATGACCAGAACCAGTGGCAGTCTTTGAGCAACCATTATGCTGCAGCAGAAATCACCATTCCATTACCTAAATGGTCCAAAGCCCGCAGGTTTGTATTTATCCGTGAAACTCAAGAACCTAAGGCATGCGGCGATCAACTTAACTTTGACCTGAAGACATTCGACTACCAGGTGATAATTACTTCTAGTGACGAGCACAACCCAGAGGAGGTATGGCACGAATACAATAAGCGTTGCAATATCGAAAACAAAATTGATGAACTCAAGGTTGGCTTAGGCTTTGAAAAAATGAGCCAAGCAGAGATGGATCGAAACAAAGCCTTTATGTGGCTCAAAGTATTATCGTATAACCTTCTCAACTGGTTTCGCTTGGCCTTATTGGATGGCAAAGACAGCCGTGCTGAAGTGCCCACTATCCGCCGTAAAATACTGAATGTACCTGGGAACATTGTAGGCAACAACCGTTACCGCCATATAAAGTTAGCCCCTAATCCCTGGCTGCAAAAGGCATTGAAGAATGCTAAGGAAAAATTACAAGAATTCCTTTGCATACAGGCATGGGTTGCCGTAAGTTCAGGTTAAACAAACTCGAGACTAATCGAATTAATCAAATATGATATCACTGATCCAAAAAAGATGGGTCTTATTAACTGCACCCTAAAATCTAGCTTTTTATTGGAGTATACAGCAGTGATAACGCTTTCCGAGTGATTAGGCATTCAGGCAACATAGCAGCTCAAGCGGTATAACCAAAAATTGGTTATTTTGGAGCTTTAACTTGGCTCGGAAAGTTACTTTCCGATTTGAAGTTTAGAGATAAATAATATATTTAGTAATATTTTGTTAATTTATGTTACTGGATATGGTTTTTCTGGAATGATCTGCTTTAAAATTAGTAGATGTTTTGGCCTATATGGAATCAAGATAACATTTCTACCACCATTTGCATAAAGGTCAAAAAACATCGTTGTTGAATACACATAAGGTAAGCCAGTCATGAAAGGAGACTATTCAAAAGTGCGATCTTATCTTTACCCTGCCTTTACCCTGGAATCTGAAGATTTTGAGAGGGTTTTGCCTTCTGCCATTAAATTTTCGCAAACCCATAACGTTCCCTGTCGAGTGCTCAGAGAAGCTAACCTGTTTATCATTAGTTTTGAAGATAAGGCGGTTTCCAGGGGCATTATTTATGGGCACCAGTTAGAAAAGGAAATGGACCATAAATTTAGTAAATATGCTATTTGTGATGTATTTTACCTATCTAAAGAGCAGTTTGAAAAGGGTAAAGGAATAAACAATGATAAGGTAGAAGAGTAAATGAGACTAGGCCCTTGGGCCTGGTCTCATTTACTTTTGGCTGATGCTATGTTTTTCAGCCATATTGAAGTAGTGCTGGGCGGACTGGCTTAGCTTTTGCTTTTCTTCCTCGGTCAGCTTTCGAACAACTCTAGCAGGAGACCCCACCGCTAAAACGCCCGGGGGAATTTCTTGGCCTTCCTTCACCAAGGTCCCTGCCCCTATGAGTGACTCCGAACCAATGTAAGCTCCGTTTAAGATGATGGCACCCATACCAATTAAGCATCTGTCTCCAATGGTACAGCCATGTAAAATGGTGTGATGCCCTACCGTAACATTCTCACCAATTAACAAAGGAAAACCTGCATCTTGATGCAGCATACAGCCATCCTGTATGTTTGTTTTTTTACCGATGGAAATCCTATCAACATCTCCCCGGATCACCGCATTATACCAGATACTTGCGTGCTCATGAATTTCAACATGGCCTACAACCGTTGCGGTGGGTGCGATGTACACAGAGGGGTGTATATGGGGACTGTATTCAAGGTAGGGGAGTATCAAAGCTGACTACCTCCTTTTAAAATATTTTATGTTATTTATAAAACGATCCCAACCATACCGGTTGGGATTATTTTATAATTGGATATAAATACTGTTCTCTTCTTCATTATAAGTGGCAGGAAATTTCCCTTTGCTTTCAATGCCAAAATATTGTAAAAATCCCTTGGCACCTATGCGTGTTTTATTTAATATAAGCCCACTGTCGGGAGAGGAACCAGTTATGCGAATAACATTTGTTTCTCGGTCAAAGGCCAATTCTACATGGTCGGTATTTAATTTTGTTACAAGATTTCGGTTTAAAGTAATATGGTTTTTGGATACTGAAACAAAGTTTTCAGAACGAGGGTAATATACTTCAAATGCCATTATGTTGATTCCTCCTGAATGTTTTTTGATGATTATACTGTTGATAACAAAAAATGTCAATCGGAAGAATGTCATCTTTTGTAGAACAGGTATTAAATATTAGTTTAAATCTAAGGTGTTTTAAATTAAGTTGGGTTTATGGTGGATGCTAATAAAAAACGAGAAGGTTATCTTTGGTGGATGTGGAATTTTGCATTATATTAAGGTGGTGGAGTGGATTTATATGGAACCTTACAAGATGTTGATATATCTCTTAGTGGGCCTTATCTTAGAGAGTACATTAGGTTTAACCCCTGCCCAGGCTAATACTGGTGAGGTATTAAAGCAGCACCAACAATTAAAGCAGAGGGAGCAGCAGATTGTTGCAGAATTGCTTCAAATGGAATTGCATGTAGACAGGGTTAATCAAAATATGCAACTCGTACAATTACGTTTAGCCAAAATTCAAAAAACCATTCCACATGCCCACAATCAACTTGTACAGTCAAAGAAAAAGTTAAAATACAGTCGGCAAAAATTGAATATATGGCTGAGACATTTATACATGGAAGGGCGAACTAATTATTTAATTATTTTGTTTGGAGCGGAAAACCTGGGAGATTTTTTTAACAGATTAGCTATGGTCGGAATGCTGGTATCCCGTGGGATTGGGGACTACCAAAGGACCTACGAAGCCATGGGTGAGGTAAAAAAAAAGACAGAGGAGCTTACCAAGCTTGAACAACAATTGGTCAGCCAACAAAATGAACTGACCAAGGACCAGAAAAAGATAATATCCCTCCAAATGGCAAAGAAGCAGTTCCTGGAAGTAACTCGGCAGGAAATGGGGCAACAACAGGATAAAATATTACAGGTAGTGGAGGGGGTACATAGATCATTAAAACCCTTAGAGACGATATTGGCTCGTTTTAAGGACGCTTCATGGGAGCAGTATAGGCCGGATCATCTTGAGTGGCTTGGCACCCATGTGAAGGCTGAGTACAGCCAGAATACCTTCTCAAAAGTCCTTTTTAGTGGAGCGGGCCTAAAGATACCTGCAGCAGTTACCCTAAGGAACCAGAGTCTTATAATCAAAGGAGTGAATGAAGAGCATCTCCCCTTTACTATAGCTGGGGAACTGAGGGTGAACGGAAATAATGTATGTTATTGGTTATCTTCGATCCAAATTGGGGATGTGTTGTTAGATGAAGAATTGGTGAAAAAGATTGCTGGTGAAAACGGCTTGGTATACCCATTAGATATTTTGAGGGGTTGGCGGTTAAAGGACATACAAATTTTTGATGGAAAAGCTGTCTTTGAGCTTGTCCCTGCGTAGGACAGCCCTGCTTTTGCAGGGCTGGTTTTCAATATTATGATATTTTTTGAATTGGATCTACAGTTACTTTACGGCGGGAAGATTGTTCATCGGCATAATCACTGGCAATCAGGTATATATTTACCCAGAGATCGTGTTCATTTGATTTTCCATCTAATTCCTTTGCTACGTCTTTAAATTTTTTTTCCACTCTGTCTTTAAATCCAGAGAATTCTGCTAACATATCCACTACATCCCGTTGATTATAGGCCGCCCCTTCTTTTAGAATCTTTGCCAAAATTAACACCCCCTGTAAAAATTTCCCTAATTTGTACAATTATTATACTTCTCACGGGTTCTTTCTGTTAAGGGGTATAAAATGTCTAATATTTCTATTATTTGTATAAGAATCAAATAGGGTCCTTTATTAGGACCCTACTAAGAGATGATTAACTCATTATTGATTGTATTGACTAAATTGTTGTCCGAACTGGGTTTTACCAGACATACCTATCTGTCCACTCAAATAGTTGGATTGGGCTGGACTTAATCCATAGGATCCCAGGTTTTGCATACCTTGACTGGCTTGTTGGCTGCTTAAATTATATTGAGTGTAGGGTTGAATTTGTTGTGTGCTTTGTTTGTATTGTTGTCCATATTGTTGTTGGGGCTGATTGTATTGAGTGTAGGGTTGAATTTGTTGTGTGCTTTGGCTGTATTGCTGCCCATATTGTCGTTGGGGCTGATTATATTGGGTATAAGATTGACCCTGTTGGTTTTGACCATACTGCTGATCAAAGCTGGTATATTGACCCAAATTGTTAACAGGGTTTAGGGTCTGAGGGTTGGCAGAGGCACTGATAAAGCTGGATTGTCCTTGATTGGTGTACTGGGACATGTTATTCTGTTGAGCCTGCTGAGAAAGCTGCTGAGATGCACTGCTAATTTGGGCCAGATCCTGGTTCATATGCTGCAGGGTTTGGCTAAGACGCTGCAACTGCTGGGTAGCACTGGATTCATGTTGAGATAGTTGTTGGAGTTTTTGGGAATTCTGCTGTTCCGATTGCTGCATTTGATTGCACATTTGCTCAATTTGGCTTATGTCGTTGCGCAGATGGTTAATACGATCTTGAAGCTGCTGCATGTTTTGCATGGAATTACCTCCTAAAATATATTAGGCTTAGCCTAATTATATTTTTTTCCATTTAATAAAACATATGCATATTTTTTGTAACTTCTTTATTTTTCTTCAAAAGTTTTACAATTTGTATCTTGACATTCATTGGCATTTTGGCCGCTTACCTGAATTGTCTCAGCTTCACAAAGATTTCCTTTAGCCCAATATTTACAGCTTTCTACAATACAAACCACAGCAGGAGTAATTTGTTGACCCTCTCGGAAGGAACCACTGACAAGTCCACCCCAATTGACATTATCCATTGATCCTAGGTAGCTGGTAATTCCATTCTTTTTATAAAAGGTCTTGCATTCTGTATGGGCATCCTTCTGGGCCATTTTTCCTTCCTCTTCGTACAGGATATCAATATTTGCCGCAGTACAAAGATTTCCTAGTAGCCAATGTGTGCAGGTGTTTACTTCACAAAGAACCCGTGGACTTTTATGCATGGAATTTCACCTCGTGTTTTTTAATGTAGTCTGCCCAAATTATTACTGAATATAAGCCTTGGCAAAGAGAGGAATACCAAAGGGGTTTAATTTCAAGTTTTGAATATTTTTGGTAAGAGCAATTTTATCTTGACCATAGTTTAGAAAGACCATGGGAGTATCCTGAAGCATAATCTGCTGGGCATGATAATATAACCTTTTTCGTATTTTTTCATCTTGTTCTCTTTGTGCGGCACTGATTAAACGATCTACTTCACTGTTTTTATAATGGGTGAGGTTTGTTTTAGTAATTTCATCCGATGCCAGTAGTGTATAAAGAAAATTATCCGGGTCTAAGTTATCGCTGACCCAGCCAAATAAAAAAGCATCTCCTTCCTGTTTGCGCAGGGCCGATTTAAATTCATGCCAGGGATAAACCTTTACATTGACCCGAATACCAGCTTTAGCCAACTGCTTTTTGATGGTCGTAGCTAATTCAGTTCCACCTAAAGGGTTGTAGGGACGGGGTGTGTTATAAGTGATTAATGTTATATCCAATCCCTCTGTATAACCATATTGACTTAACAGGGCTTTTGCTTTTTCCGGACCGCCAAAATAAGGCCGTAAATTTTTGTTATAACCAAGTATTTCTGGTGGCAGAATGCTATTGGCAGCCAGTGATTGATCGCCAAAGATGTTCTTTGTCAACTCCCGGGTATCTATGGCCATGCAAAGGGCCCTACGGACCTTATCGTTGTTAAAAGGGGGCCGATTGTTAAACATTCCCAAATAACTGAGAGATGCTGACGATTGGCTGGTTGTTATAACATTTTGTGCCTTTATGGTATCCCCGGGTAGACCGGAAACATCAGCCATTTCCACAGTTCCTTTATTAAGCGATGCTAGTCTCTGCTGGGGGGACTGGGGAAGAAAGGATAAGGATTTAATAAAGGGCTTTTTATCCCAATATTTTTCATTGGCTAAAAGTATAGGAGCACCGTTACGCCAATCTGCCAGATAAAAGGGGCCCGTACCTGCCAGGAGCATTTTGTCATTGCCCAGATTCTTAAGGGAAGAGGGGCTTATAATGGGTGCCGCCCAAGGCATGGCAAGATTTCTTAAAAAGGGTGAATAAGGTGTTGTCAACAAAAAATTTATGGTATAATTATCAATCACTTCAATTTTTTTCAACATACCAAAGGTAAAACTGCCATAGGACATGGTGTCTTTTTTTTGTGGAGGCAGTTGCCGCTCAATACTTATTTTCACAGCCTGTGCATTAAAAGGCGTACCGTCGTGGAAAGTAACATTTTTCCTTAAATGAAAAACCCAACTGCAGCCATCTTTAGAAAGTTCCCAATGGGTAGCCAGACAAGGTTCTATTTCAGAGGTTCCTGATTGATAACGGACAAGTCCTTCGAAGATATTTGACAAAACCTTAGCTTCAGACATATTATTTGCTTCAGCAGGATCTAGACTTTTTAATGGTTCTGCAAGGGCATAGGTTATATCAATTTGTTGAGGAATTTCTTTTTTAAAAAAGGTGGGACTAGCCCCTTTATCATAGTTTACAACAACTGAAAAAAAGCTTAAGAATAGAAACAGAAAGGCCAATTGGAATAATTTGTTTTTCATTTTTCAACCCCCGTCAACAAGGTTTTACAGATGTATAATTCTTCCCTTAAATGTAAAATCCTTCCAGTTAGGCAAGAAACTATGAGCTATAATCTTTAAAAAGATAAATTTAAACAGAGGAGCAAAAAGATGACTATTAAATTTGGTTCTGCAGGAGCACCGGATTCTTTTTATGCCCAGGGACATAAAAGTTCTCTGCAAATGCCAGAATGGTTGGCCCAGAGGGGGCTGGACGCCTATGAGTACCAGTGCAGCCGCGGGGTCAAAATAAAAGAGCCCATGGCTAGAGAACTGGGGGAAAAAGCCAGGCAGTTTGGGGTTGCCCTTTCTATACATGCACCCTACTATATCAATCTGAGTACTGAAGAGTCGGATAAGAAAATAAAGACAAAGGGATACATACTGGATTCTCTGCGGGTGGCAAGGTGGATGGAGGCCAAAACTGTGGTTTTTCATCCCGGGGGTGGGCCAGGTACCAACCGGGGAGAAACCTTTAACCGTTCAAAGATTTTGTTCCGAGAAATATTACAAGAGATTGCCGCTGAAGGGTTACAGGATATTTTATTGGCTCCAGAAACCATGGGAAAAATTAATCAAATGGGTTCCCTGGAGGAGGTTCTGGAATTATGCTCCCTGGGGGAACAGGTGGTACCTTGTATTGACTTCGGACATTTAAATGCGGTTTCCCAGGGTAGCCTAAAAACCAAAGATGATTATGCCAAGATATTGGATATTATTGAAAATCAGTTGGGTAAAGAAGTGGTGAAACATCTGCATGTCCATTTTAGTATTATTGAGTTTACCAAAGCAGGGGAGAAGAAGCACTGGACCCTCCGGGAAAGCCACCTTTACGGTCCAGACTTTGCACCTCTGGCGGAATTGATTGTGGAACGTCAAATGGAGCCGGTGATTATTTGTGAATCCGCCGGAACCCAAGCAGAGGATGCCTTGATCTTTAAGAGTATGGTGAAAAAATACAAATAATATATTAATAAAGAAGGCTTGCCGTCAGGGCAAGCCTTTCAAACCTTTAGTGGATTTCCACGTGATCTCCGCCGGATTCCTTTAAAGCCTGGGCGGCCCTTTCGGCCTTATCATCAGCGGATTTAACAGTTACCAACATTTTACCCTCACGGAT
This genomic interval from Desulforamulus reducens MI-1 contains the following:
- the typA gene encoding translational GTPase TypA, whose product is MIIQDIRNIAIIAHVDHGKTTLVDGMLKQSGIFRANQIVQERVMDSNDLEKERGITILAKNTSVRYQGYKINIVDTPGHSDFGGEVERVLKMVDGVLLLVDASEGPLPQTRFVLRKALELNLVPVVVVNKIDRPDARISEVVDEIYELFFELGANDEQLEFPVVYAVARDGMATMDPDEPGTDLKPLFETIVNHFPAPQGDPEAPLQLLVNNTEYDTYVGRIAIGRISQGTIAAGQTVTVIDHDGNTRNFRTGRVYVYEGLERVEVPKATCGEIVVVSGLEDIKIGETIADKDNPVAIPPIKVDEPTLEMTFMVNDSPFAGQEGEHITSRKLKARLYKEMEKNVSLRVQDTESPDVWKVAGRGELHLSILIETMRREGFELQVSKPEVIYKRGENGELLEPMEMLLVDIPEDKMGPVMEMLGNRKGEMINMGPNGPGQLRLEFKVPARGLIGFRSQLLSETRGLAIMNHTYHGYEPFKGEIRRRYQGVLIAFETGDATFYGLNAAQDRGTLFVVPGTKVYEGMVVGEHVREQDIEVNICKKKQLTNHRSSTAEATVKLEEARIMSLEEALEYLSDDELLEITPKSLRIRKKFLEKNERARAKKAAQQA
- a CDS encoding glycine betaine ABC transporter substrate-binding protein, whose translation is MWLVLLLIFVLIAGGCGTSSAEKDAKGTITIGLNNWPENIAVSNMWKILLEEKGYKVELSAMEKSPVWAGIAKGDLDIAPEVWLPQTDEPLYNEYKDQLELHEAWYEGTALGLVVPAYMDINSIEDLDKLGINTIVGIDPGASMMKLTKKLIKEYGLNYELIESSEPAMMSELTKAYKEKKPVVVTLWSPHWAFSEFDLKYLKDPKKIFGDQENIYFMTRKEFGKDYPEVLKWMNKWHMDDQSLGQLMATINKTNSPEEGAKQWIKENRNLTNQWFE
- the fni gene encoding type 2 isopentenyl-diphosphate Delta-isomerase, which codes for MRLNRKLEHIQFSLQQKSRGGATGFDDITLLHNSLPQLDWGDIDTSCYFLGKKLHVPLLINAMTGGHRELESINGNLAKAAAAAGVALAVGSQRAALEDNSTRYSFSVVREVNPQGVVLANLGADCSLLEARTAIKMINADGIQLHLNAPQELAMAEGDRKFKGILENIQSLSRDLDVPVIVKEVGFGMSRESIQRIGAASVPYIDVGGAGGTDFVAIEEARAGRKTWLKWGIPTAVSLLEGLSMNRAKTQLIASGGIRNALDIVKSLSLGCSLVGMARPLLRVLVEGSSEELNSYLSNIIEDIHRIMLMLGARTLEDLQRVPLIISGNTYHWLCCRGIDVAPYARRAGTSY
- a CDS encoding IS1380-like element ISDre2 family transposase → MMVSQFITTNQLETLTRQQRRDLERKYQKKLHSLQRLTSKSDLPISFDNTSVTAYGNFGILEAFKQAIDFKGMLKGVSLKRHHNCKYSDTGLLDTIIDALSLGLLRFSHMNALQTDPGYQKIKEVTQVPDESTLRNFLSLICEQEALNQLPLVNQEMLSLKAKSDQPREVWLDIDDSVLTVFGKQEGSKVGYNPRYHGRPSYKVKVAFISGTCELVNAGLYSGNVASNGQFMEFLKETLEILAAQNILVKGIRIDKGFFDEDNFAYLEEQGIEYICKAKLTSNMRKVIKYLDDQNQWQSLSNHYAAAEITIPLPKWSKARRFVFIRETQEPKACGDQLNFDLKTFDYQVIITSSDEHNPEEVWHEYNKRCNIENKIDELKVGLGFEKMSQAEMDRNKAFMWLKVLSYNLLNWFRLALLDGKDSRAEVPTIRRKILNVPGNIVGNNRYRHIKLAPNPWLQKALKNAKEKLQEFLCIQAWVAVSSG
- a CDS encoding gamma carbonic anhydrase family protein — its product is MILPYLEYSPHIHPSVYIAPTATVVGHVEIHEHASIWYNAVIRGDVDRISIGKKTNIQDGCMLHQDAGFPLLIGENVTVGHHTILHGCTIGDRCLIGMGAIILNGAYIGSESLIGAGTLVKEGQEIPPGVLAVGSPARVVRKLTEEEKQKLSQSAQHYFNMAEKHSISQK
- a CDS encoding coiled-coil domain-containing protein gives rise to the protein MLIKNEKVIFGGCGILHYIKVVEWIYMEPYKMLIYLLVGLILESTLGLTPAQANTGEVLKQHQQLKQREQQIVAELLQMELHVDRVNQNMQLVQLRLAKIQKTIPHAHNQLVQSKKKLKYSRQKLNIWLRHLYMEGRTNYLIILFGAENLGDFFNRLAMVGMLVSRGIGDYQRTYEAMGEVKKKTEELTKLEQQLVSQQNELTKDQKKIISLQMAKKQFLEVTRQEMGQQQDKILQVVEGVHRSLKPLETILARFKDASWEQYRPDHLEWLGTHVKAEYSQNTFSKVLFSGAGLKIPAAVTLRNQSLIIKGVNEEHLPFTIAGELRVNGNNVCYWLSSIQIGDVLLDEELVKKIAGENGLVYPLDILRGWRLKDIQIFDGKAVFELVPA
- a CDS encoding DUF1540 domain-containing protein, which encodes MHKSPRVLCEVNTCTHWLLGNLCTAANIDILYEEEGKMAQKDAHTECKTFYKKNGITSYLGSMDNVNWGGLVSGSFREGQQITPAVVCIVESCKYWAKGNLCEAETIQVSGQNANECQDTNCKTFEEK